From a single Miscanthus floridulus cultivar M001 chromosome 8, ASM1932011v1, whole genome shotgun sequence genomic region:
- the LOC136477997 gene encoding uncharacterized WD repeat-containing protein C2A9.03-like: protein MRGSMSNYYDDYDDIDEMEDDYDMDDPADDMVDEQRGLRDSDAEDNDYGQSNDKIPDTSSADARKGRDIQGIPWEQINITRKKYRQSRLEQYKNYENVPNSGEEAMKDCKPTEKGGMYYEFRQNTRSVKSTILHFQLRNLVWATSKHDVYLVSHYSIRHWSALSGVNTELINVQGHVAPREKHAGSLLEGFSQTQVSTLAVKDNLLVAGGFQGELICKHLDREGISFCCRTTYDDNAITNAVEIFNTSSGAVHFIASNNDSGVRYYDMERFQLFKHFQFEWPVNHTSLSPDRKVVVIVGDDPDGLLIDANSGKTLHSIKGHRDYSFASAWSPDGRTFATGNQDKTCRIWDVRNLSKSVHVLRGNLGAIRSIRFTSDGQFMSMAEPADFVHIYDVKSDYNKRQELDFFGEISGTSFSPDTDTLFVGVWDRMYGSLLQFGRLCNYSYLDSLF, encoded by the exons ATGAGAGGATCAATGTCCAATTATTATGATGACTACGACGACATTGATGAGATGGAGGATGACTATGATATGGATGATCCTGCTGATGACATGGTAGACGAGCAGCGAGGGCTTAGGGATTCTGATGCGGAGGATAATGATTATGGCCAATCG aATGATAAGATCCCAGATACTTCATCAGCGGATGCAAGAAAAGGAAGGGACATTCAAGGAATACCCTGGGAGCAGATAAACATAACCCGTAAAAAATACAGACAGtccagattagaacagtacaaaAATTATGAGAATGTACCTAACTCTGGAGAAGAAGCTATGAAG gattgcaaaccaacagagAAAGGTGGAATGTACTATGAGTTCAGACAAAATACTAGATCGGTTAAATCAACTATTCTACATTTTCAG CTTAGGAATTTGGTATGGGCTACGTCCAAGCACGACGTCTACCTAGTATCACATTACTCAATTCGGCACTGGTCAGCATTGAGTGGTGTGAATACTGAACTTATCAACGTCCAAGGACATGTGGCACCAAGGGAG AAGCATGCAGGAAGTTTATTAGAGGGTTTTTCTCAGACTCAAGTTAGTACCTTGGCAGTCAAGGACAATTTACTGGTAGCTGGTGGGTTTCAAGGAGAGCTAATCTGTAAA CACCTTGATCGGGAAGGTATTAGTTTTTGCTGTCGAACAACTTATGATGATAATGCTATTACAAATGCTGTTGAGATATTTAATACCTCTAG TGGCGCCGTTCACTTCATCGCATCAAATAACGACTCTGGTGTGAGATACTATGACATGGAGAGGTTCCAGCTATTCAAGCATTTTCAGTTTGAATGGCCAGTGAAT CATACTTCGTTGAGTCCTGACAGAAAGGTAGTTGTTATTGTGGGGGATGATCCTGATGGTCTACTTATTGATGCCAACTCTGGAAAG ACGCTTCATTCCATAAAAGGACATCGGGATTATTCATTTGCATCGGCTTGGAGCCCTGATGGGCGAACATTTGCTACTGGCAACCAAGACAAGACATGCCGAATCTGGGACGTGAGGAATCTCTCAAAATCCGTCCATGTGTTGAGGGGTAACCTTGGAGCCATCAGGTCGATCCGCTTCACCTCGGATGGCCAGTTCATGTCCATGGCCGAACCTGCTGACTTTGTGCACATCTACGACGTGAAGAGTGACTACAACAAAAGGCAGGAGCTGGACTTCTTTGGCGAGATATCCGGCACGTCGTTCAGCCCAGACACTGACACACTTTTCGTTGGTGTGTGGGATAGGATGTATGGCAGCCTGCTTCAGTTCGGCCGCCTGTGCAACTACTCGTATCTTGACTCCCTGTTTTGA